A single Amphiprion ocellaris isolate individual 3 ecotype Okinawa chromosome 1, ASM2253959v1, whole genome shotgun sequence DNA region contains:
- the LOC111588880 gene encoding uncharacterized protein LOC111588880 isoform X2 → MRKFLLGLFLGLLAVVHSTPVTTVTKVPVSNEDEVFREAMTDGFLVPSLSTETPKTQSTIEASQQTESTSSADDVSRDFLLTTEAPKTNATVPASQQPDSEELKGSAVVADNFWHGGYTTMTSMQEASSATKSTTSKFDPTKIQAKTITVKASRQLFSDYTSEGSASGGGEDMSTTVSSLGTSTTSTSTGSLSPDSGSGDAQSILPSTGSDLGSGINKEEINVKAEGRLYNLKKPEKVVEKQDPEQHKGHSTPGWIIIVGFIVGVAALVVLCLAIATRDKWNGPRQASTTKTESNPLNQQKGLEMETFLPGEEPRENGKAAEYTVIPLDELSESYS, encoded by the exons CTGTGACCAAGGTCCCCGTCAGCAACGAGGATGAGGTTTTCCGGGAGGCCATGACGGACGGCTTCCTCGTCCCGTCACTCTCAACGGAAACACCCAAAACACAATCGACCATTGAAGCATCTCAACAGACTGAGTCCACCTCAAGTGCAGATGATGTCTCCAGAGACTTTTTACTCACAACTGAAGCGCCCAAAACAAATGCAACCGTTCCGGCGTCTCAGCAGCCAGATTCCGAAGAGCTCAAAGGAAGCGCAGTAGTGGCCGACAACTTCTGGCATGGAGGCTACACGACAATGACCTCCATGCAGGAAGCCTCCAGTGCAACCAAGTCCACGACCAGCAAGTTCGATCCCACCAAAATACAGGCCAAAACCATAACCGTCAAAGCCTCTCGGCAGCTGTTCTCCGATTATACGTCGGAAGGCAGTGCATCGGGAGGGGGCGAAGACATGTCCACGACCGTCTCCTCGCTTGGAACCTCCACAACCTCCACCAGCACAGGTTCACTGAGTCCTGATTCTGGGTCCGGAGATGCCCAATCTATCCTCCCCAGCACAGGCTCAGACTTGGGCTCAGGAATAAATAAGgaggaaataaatgtgaagGCTGAAGGTCGACTGTACAATCTGA AAAAACCAGAAAAGGTCGTGGAAAAACAAGACCCAGAACAGCACAAAGGACACAGTACACCAG GTTGGATCATTATCGTCGGCTTCATCGTCGGTGTTGCGGCACTCGTGGTGCTCTGCCTCGCCATCGCTACCAGAGACAA GTGGAATGGACCTCGCCAGGCATCCACAACCAAGACTGAAAGCAACCCCTTGAACCAGCAGAAGGGGCTGGAGATGGAGACTTTCCTGCCCGGGGAGGAGCCCAGGGAGAACGGAAAGGCAGCGGAATACACAGTCATCCCCCTGGACGAGCTCTCAGAGAGTTATTCATAA
- the LOC111588880 gene encoding uncharacterized protein LOC111588880 isoform X1 — MRKFLLGLFLGLLAVVHSTPVTTVTKVPVSNEDEVFREAMTDGFLVPSLSTETPKTQSTIEASQQTESTSSADDVSRDFLLTTEAPKTNATVPASQQPDSEELKGSAVVADNFWHGGYTTMTSMQEASSATKSTTSKFDPTKIQAKTITVKASRQLFSDYTSEGSASGGGEDMSTTVSSLGTSTTSTSTGSLSPDSGSGDAQSILPSTGSDLGSGINKEEINVKAEGRLYNLIFHGKEKPEKVVEKQDPEQHKGHSTPGWIIIVGFIVGVAALVVLCLAIATRDKWNGPRQASTTKTESNPLNQQKGLEMETFLPGEEPRENGKAAEYTVIPLDELSESYS, encoded by the exons CTGTGACCAAGGTCCCCGTCAGCAACGAGGATGAGGTTTTCCGGGAGGCCATGACGGACGGCTTCCTCGTCCCGTCACTCTCAACGGAAACACCCAAAACACAATCGACCATTGAAGCATCTCAACAGACTGAGTCCACCTCAAGTGCAGATGATGTCTCCAGAGACTTTTTACTCACAACTGAAGCGCCCAAAACAAATGCAACCGTTCCGGCGTCTCAGCAGCCAGATTCCGAAGAGCTCAAAGGAAGCGCAGTAGTGGCCGACAACTTCTGGCATGGAGGCTACACGACAATGACCTCCATGCAGGAAGCCTCCAGTGCAACCAAGTCCACGACCAGCAAGTTCGATCCCACCAAAATACAGGCCAAAACCATAACCGTCAAAGCCTCTCGGCAGCTGTTCTCCGATTATACGTCGGAAGGCAGTGCATCGGGAGGGGGCGAAGACATGTCCACGACCGTCTCCTCGCTTGGAACCTCCACAACCTCCACCAGCACAGGTTCACTGAGTCCTGATTCTGGGTCCGGAGATGCCCAATCTATCCTCCCCAGCACAGGCTCAGACTTGGGCTCAGGAATAAATAAGgaggaaataaatgtgaagGCTGAAGGTCGACTGTACAATCTGA TCTTTCATGGTAAAGAAAAACCAGAAAAGGTCGTGGAAAAACAAGACCCAGAACAGCACAAAGGACACAGTACACCAG GTTGGATCATTATCGTCGGCTTCATCGTCGGTGTTGCGGCACTCGTGGTGCTCTGCCTCGCCATCGCTACCAGAGACAA GTGGAATGGACCTCGCCAGGCATCCACAACCAAGACTGAAAGCAACCCCTTGAACCAGCAGAAGGGGCTGGAGATGGAGACTTTCCTGCCCGGGGAGGAGCCCAGGGAGAACGGAAAGGCAGCGGAATACACAGTCATCCCCCTGGACGAGCTCTCAGAGAGTTATTCATAA